DNA from Microbacterium sp. SORGH_AS_0969:
ACTGGAGTTCTTCCTCAGTCACTTCGAGTTCGTCCAGGGCGGCGGGCGACGCTTCGAGTACCGCACGAAAGACACCGTCACGACCGCCGGCGGAAAGGTCGCCGAGACGATCGAGGCGAATTCGGGTGCCGATCTCATGGCCGATCTCGGCGCCCAGACGCTGAACGGGCTCTCGGTACGCGCGTTGCAGACCCTCATCGTGTACGCCAAGGCGGTCGCGTGGTTCCGTGGGCGCGACGAGGTCTCGCTCGCCGACGTCGCCGCGATGGTGCCCTTCGTACTGCGCGGCAAGCTGCTGCCGAACCCCACGCACCCACGTTTCGACGTCGGTGTCGAGCGCGAACTGTCGACCGACCTCATGAGCTGGCTGAGCGATCTCTTCGCCGAGTCGTGCCGTCAGTACGACGCGCTCGGACGCGGACGTCAGGATCCGGTCGGAGAGCTCCTCGCGCAACTGGATGCCGGACTCGACGGGGTCTCCGCCGTCGAGGCCTCGCGGCGCCTGACGGCGGTCGAGGCGCGCCTGCGCGCCGCGTCGACCTCGGGCAAGCTGTACGGCCGCGACTTCGACGACCTGACCGCGCTGAAGTACCTGCACCAGCGCTACACCGCCTACCTCCGCTGGGTCGAGGGGCGGGCGTGATCCGTCGCCCCGGGCATCTCGCAGACACCGAGCCGCCGACCGGGGTGCCGACCGACGTCCCGGGGCTCGACTTCGAGCGCGCGGGGATCAACGTCGAGTCGGGGGGCGGGTCCGCCGAGCGGTTCTGGCACGCGCTCGCCGCCGGGCAGGCGATGCTGCCGGTCGATGTGCCGAGCGATCTCGTCGTCGCCCTCGCGGGGATCGCGGGTTGGCGTGCCGGGGTGCTGGGCCTCCGCGACGACGCCCTCGCTCACCTCCCCGAGGTCCCGCCGGCCGCGGCCGCGGCCGCGCTGGGTATCGCCGAGGGCGAGCTCGGCGCGTTCGCCGAGCGCCAGCGCACCGACCGCTTCTGGTGGCCGGGTCGCGCGGGCCAGCGCGGGTACGTGTGTGCGGTCGGCGGCTTCGCCGGGCTCGGGGGTGCGTGGACCGCCCCGCCCACCGACCCGAGACCGCTGCACGACGACGGCGCCTTCGCCGTGCGCGCGGGGGAGCGCTGGTGGCGCGTCGACGCCGATGTGTGGGGCTCGCGACTCGTCGCGCTCGAGGGGGAGCCGCTGACGGCGCTCGGACGGGGCGCGGGGCCCACGGCATCCCTCCTCACCTTCGCCGAGTCGTACCTCGCGTGGATCTACGTCGCGGGGCCCGCGTGACGGGGCCTCGCGTGAAGACGGCCGCGCTCGAGGGGGACGTCCGCCGCGCGTGGGAGAGCGCGCAGGAGCTCTGGGGCGTGCACATGCACGATCCCGAGTTGCGTCCCGGCGCGGGGAGGAGCCACGGGGCTCCGGCGTGGTTCCGCTTTCCTCCGGCGATCGTCGTCGACCCGCGCATGGTGGCCGAGCTCGGCGGCGCGGGCGAGATGGAGAGCGTCTTCGCGCACGAGCTCGGGCACCACGCCCTCGCACCCGGGACGCGTCTGGATTCGCTGAAGATCCGCCACCAGCTGGCGCGGACTCTCGTCGCGGCGGGAGCGAGCTCGGTGCGAGACGACGATGTCGCGATGCTGTCGAACCTGTGGACCGACCTGCTCGTCAACGCCCGGGTGGCCCTGCTGCAGCGGCGGCGCGACGGGACGGGCGAGCCGGGCATCGTGCGGCTGTCGCGCGCGCTGTACCGCGCCTCGCGCGACACGGGCGGTCGGCTCTGGTGGGTATACCTCCGGACGTACGAGCTGCTGTGGAACCTGCCGGGGGGAACGCTGTGCGCGATAGATCCGCCGCCGGCTCCGCCGCCGCAGGCCGCCACCGAGCACCGCGACAAGGAGAAGAGCCGCGGGAGCTATCGCGGCCGCGAGGATCGGATGCGCGAGGCCCGCGCCGAGGCCGAGCAGGCGGCGCTCGAGCTCGCGGAAGCCACCATCACCCGCCCCGGTCTCGACGCCGACACTCTCGCCGAGCTCGTGCGCACGTTCGCCGGCGACGCTGTGTCGGGCGCGCTGCGCTTCGGCGTGCTGATGGCCCCCTATGTCGTCGCGCAGCGAGCGTCCGGGGCGTCGACGCCGGGCGGCGCGTGTTCCGCCGACGAGGCTCCCCCGGGAGCCGCCGAGCTCGGTCGCGTCCTGGCGGATCGCCGTCTCCAGGCACCTCTCCCTGTGCCGACCGGACGTGGGCCGGGCACGGCACGGTCCGCCGGGAACGGGTCGGGACAGGCGCTCGGCATCGCGGAGACCCTCGAGCTGTACGCGGGCGCGGACCAGGATGCCGTGATCGCGGCGTGGTACCGCTCCGAGGCCGCGCGATGGGTGCGTCCCTTCACGCAGCGCGCACCGTCGACGCCGGCCGAAGAACTGCCCGGCCCCGTCGAGACGTGGGAGACCGGCGACGACCTGGCCGATCTCGACTGGCCCGCGACCCTGCGCGCCGGGGGCGTCATCGTCCCCGGCATCACGACCCGTCGGCGCTCCTTCCTCGCCGACGAGCCGGTGCCGCGCGAGGCGAGCATCACGCTGGACCTGTACATCGACTCGTCCGGATCGATGCCGAACCCTCGATCGGGGTCACCCGCTGTGCTGGCGGGCACGATCCTGGCGCTGTCGATCCTGCGGGGCGGCGGCCGGGTCCGCGTGGCGAGCTTCTCGGGCCCCGGGCAGGTCGCCGGCAGCGAGGACTTCACGCACGACCCGGTCCGCGTCGTTCGCGACCTCGCCCACTTCTTCGGCGGCGGGACGACCTTCCCGCTCGACCTGCTCGAGCGCCGCGCCGCGGGGCGGGGATCGGCGAGCGCCGAGGATCGTCGCCATCTCGTCGTGCTCTCGGACGACGGCCTGGTGTCGATGTTCGGGGCGGGCGATCCCGACCGAGCCGGGGTGGCGGCCCAGGTGCGGTCCACGCTGTCGACCGGCACGCTCGTCGTCCTCGACCGGTCGCGGCAGGTGGAGCCGCTCGCGCGGGCCGCCGGCTACGAGACGCTGTATCTCGAGACGATGGACGACGCCCCCGCGGCGTGCGCGACCCTGGCGGAGGTGCTCAATGGCTGACGCCGACGAACTCCTGAAGGTCTGGGCGAGCATGGCCCCGCCCGAGGGTGAGACCTGGTCGCTCGCGCGCCCCGGGCCCGCGCTCGACGCGGTCGCCGCACGGTTGTCGAGTGTGCCACGGTCGTTCCTCGACGACGACGTGTCGATCAGGGCGCTGTCGGGCGACATCGCGGGTGCCGAGTGCGCTTCTGCGGCCTACGCCGACGATGCCCGGGTGCGCCGCGGCGCGGCGATCGGGCTCTGGCTCCTCGCGAGCGAGGAGATCGTCGAGCCCTTCCGCCCGACCCTCGCCGGGCCGTGGGCGCTCCGCGCCGTCGACTCCCTCGGGCTCCGGGTCGCACCGGTCGTCGATCCGCTCGACTGGCTCGCCGACGACGAACGCCGGGAGGAAGCGGCACGCACCTTCCTGCTGTGGGCCGGGTTCGTCCCCGCGGGAGAGGACCGCGCGACCGCGCAAGCGCTCTGGCAGGCGCGCGACTCGCTCCGGCGCAGCAGCGCGCTCGCCGAGGCCTACGCCGCGTACGAGCACCGCGAAGAGATCGCGCGGCGGCTCGCCGAGGCCCGGGCGAGGGAGGCGGCGGCGAGGTACTCCAGTGAGTGAGCCCCGCGGCCTTCCGACTGCCTCCGAAACGGTGGCGGGGAGTGACAGCGGAGACCCGTCCCGCGGCATCGGCGGCGTGCCGAAGGTGCCGGCACCTGCCCCGATGGCCCCGGCGCGGAGCGACGGCGGTGGGCGGCAGTCGGGGACGGCGCCCGACCCCGACGATCCGCTCGCGCTCGGCGAGTACCGCCCGGGCTCCGCGGCGGTGCTCACGGATGCCGAGCGCTGGCCGACCCTCGACGCCCCCGCCGCGGAACGCCTCCGCCGCTGGCGCACCCACCCCTCCGCGCCCGCCTGGGTGCACGCGACCGGCGACCGGCTCACCGCCGAGGCGATCGAGCGCACGCGTACGCCGCTTCCGCTCGAGGGCTGGCTCGACGAGCACCTCGCGACGGCGCGGAAGCTCCCGTTCTATCGGGGGCACACGGGGCTGCGCACCCTCGCGGACTTCCCCTCGATCGCCCGCGCCGATCTCGCGGCCGACGTCTCGGCGTTCGTGCCGCTCGACGCCGACCTCGACCGCATGCTGCACGGCACGAGCTCGGGCTCGACGGGAGCTGCGCTCGTCATCCCCGACGACGTCGAAGAGGTCGCCCGGGGCTTCCACCTCCTCGTCGATCTCGCCCGCCGTGCGGGTGTCGAGTGGACCCCGGATGCCGAGCGCCTCGCGCTCGTCTGGGTGCTGCAGCAGCGCCAGGCGTTCACCTACATCTCGCTGATCAGCGGCTTCGCCCACCGGGCGATGGCGCGCGTGAACCTCGACGCGCGCGCCTGGCGCGCGGCATCCGATCGCTCCCGATTCCTCGCGGACGCGAACCCGCAGGTGATCTCGGGCAACCCGACGAGCCTCGCCGAGCTGCTGAGCGACGATCTGCGCGAGGTGCTGCGGCCGCTCGCCCTGTTCTCGGGCGCGATGGCGTTGTCGCGGCCCCTGCGTGCCGAGCTCGAGACCGCGTTCGCGTGCCCGGTCATCGACGTCTACGGCCTCCACGAGACGCGACCGATCGCCGCGCGCACCGACGACGGGCCGTTCCGGGTGCTGGACCGGCGCGTGCTCGTCGAGATCCTGGATGCCGCGGGCGACCCGGTGCCCGAAGGCGAGATGGGCGAGATCACGGTGACGGCGGGAGAGAACCCGCTGCTCCCGCTCGTGCGGTATCGCACGGGCGACGTGGGGCGTCTCGTGCGGTTCCCCGATGGTGCGGTCGGGATCGCCGATCTCGAGGGGCGCGAGCACACCGAGTTCGTCACCGGTTCCGGCGTGCGCGTTCCCTCGGTCGATCTCACCCAGCAGCTGCAGAGCCACGGCGCGCTCGGCTGGTCGGTCGTGCAAAGCGCCGGGGGCCCGGTCGAGGTGACGGTGGTCGGTGGTGACGCCGCGCGGATCCGTGAGGCGCTCGTCGTGCTGCTCGCGCAGCCGGTCGAGGTCGCGCGCGTGGACCGCCTCATCGACCTCGGCGAGGGCAAGCCCCGACGCTTCCGCTCCGCGGCGACGGCGTGACACGAGCCCCCTCCCGACACGGGGAGGGGGCTCGCGGCTCCGGCCGCCGTCAGTCGAGGTACTTCGCGTACGCCGGCAGGGTGAGGAACGCCGGGAACTCCGGACGCAGAGCCACCTCGCGGAACACCGCGGCGGCGTCGTCGAAGCGGTCGCCGTCGGTGCGCGGCACCTCGGCCAGCACCTCGTCGAGCAGACCCTCGACGAGGGACCGGGTGATCGTGTCGCCCTCGGCGGTCTCGCGGTCCTGGTGGATCCACTGCCAGATCTGCGAGCGCGAGATCTCGGCGGTCGCGGCATCCTCCATGAGGTCGTCGATCGCCACGGCGCCGAGGCCCCGCAGCCACGCCTCGATGTAGCGGATCGCCACCGAGACGTTGCCGCGCACGCCCGCCGTCGTCACGGGGAGGCCGATCCGCAGGTCGAGCAGGTCGGCGGGATCGACCGCCACCTCCTCGCGCGTACGGTGCAGCTGGTTCTCGCGCTCGCCGAGCACGGCGTCGAACTCGGCGCGCGCCACCGGGATCAGATCGGGGTGGGCCACCCACGTGCCGTCGAAACCGTCACCGGCCTCGCGGCGCTTGTCGGCGGCGACCTTCTCGAACGCCGCCTCGGTCACCTCGGGCTTGCGGCGGTTGGGGATGAAGGCGCTCATCCCGCCGATCGCGTACGCGCCCCGCTTGTGGCAGGTCCGCACGAGCAGCTCGGTGTAGGCCCGCATGAACGGCACCGTCATGGTGACCTCGCTGCGGTCGGGGAGCACGAACCGCGCCCCGCGCCCGCGGTAGGTCTTGATGATCGAGAAGATGTAGTCCCAGCGCCCGGCGTTCAGCCCCGCGCAGTGGTCGCGGAGGGCGAAGAGGATCTCCTCCATCTCGAACGCCGCGGGCAGCGTCTCGATCAGCACCGTCGCACGGATCGTGCCGTGCGCGAGACCCAGACGCTCCTCGGTGAACGAGAACACGTCGTCCCACAGTCGTGCCTCCTCGGCCGACTCGATCTTCGGCAGGTAGAAGTACGGCCCGCGGCCCGCGGCGATCAGCGCGTGCGCGTTGTGGAACACGTACAGCCCGTAGTCGACGAGGGATCCGGATGCCGGCAGCTCGCGGCCCGAACGGTCGATGAACGTCACGTGCTTCTCGGGCAGGTGCCATCCGCGCGGGCGCATCACGATCGTCGGGGTGCGCTCGGCGGTGACCTCGTAGCGCTTGCCCTCGGGGCTCGTGAACGACAGCTGCCCGCGGATCGCGTCGAACAGCGAGAGCTGACCGCCGATGACGTTCCGCCAGGTGGGGGAGGTGGCATCCTCTTGGTCGGCCAACCACACCCGCGCGCCGGAGTTCAGCGCGTTGATGGTCATCTTGGGGTCGGTGGGTCCGGTGATCTCGACGCGGCGGTCTTCGAGGCCCGGGCCCGCGCCGGCCACACGCCACGACGGGTCGTCGCGGATGTGCGCGGTGTCGGCGCGGAAGTGCGGGTCGTCGCCCGTGCCGATCTCGAAGCGCCGGCGCTCGCGCGCGGCCAGCCGGTCGTGTCGGCGCCGCGCGAAGCGGTCGTGGAGCTCGGCGACGAAGGCGATCGCCGCGGGGGTGAGGATCTCGGCATCCCGTCCTTCGAGGGGGCGCTCGAGGCGCAGGTGCGGGATGGATGCCGGAGCGCTCGGCATCCGGGATCCGTCGGTGCTCGCGCGGGTCGGGGTGGGCGGGGGAGAGGTGATGAGGGTCATGGTCGTGGCTTTCTGTGTCGGTGGCGTCCCCTGGCGGCTCGCGGCCGCGAAGTGTTGAGTGTCCAGAACACGCCGTAACAGAGGGGTGGATTACGGCGTGTCTTGGACACTCGACGGGGGTGGGACGGAGAACAGGGGGTCAGTGGAACTGGGCGGTCTCCGTGGAGCCGGCCAGGGCGAGGGTTGCGCTGTCGGGGTTGAGCGCGGTCGAGACGACGTCGAAGTAGCCGGTGCCCGCTTCGCGCTGGTGGCGCGTCGCGGTGTAGCCGTCGGCTTCGGCGGCGAACTCGGCCTCCTGCAGCTCGACGTACGCGCTCATGGCGCGCTCGGCGTAACCGCGGGCGAGGTCGAACATCGAGTGGTTCACGGCGTGGAAGCCGGCCAGCGTGATGAACTGGAAGGCGTAGCCCATCGCCGCGAGCTCCGCCTGGAACGTCGCGATCTGCGCGTCGTCGAGGTGGCGCTTCCAGTTGAAGCTCGGGGAGCAGTTGTACGCGAGCTTCTTGCCCGGGAAGCGGGCGTGGATCGCCTCGGCGAAGCGGCGGGCGAGCTCGATATCGGGCTCCCCGGTCTCGACCCACAGCAGGTCGGCATAGGGGGCGAACGCGAGGCCGCGCGCGATCACGGCATCCAGACCAGGTCGCACCCGGTAGAAGCCCTCGCTCGTGCGCTCGCCGGTGAGGAATTCGCGGTCGCGCTCGTCGATGTCGCTCGTGAGCAGGTCGGCGGCCAGCGCGTCGGTGCGCGCGATGATCACCGTCGGCACGCCCGCGACGTCGGCTGCGAGGCGCGAGGCGTTGAGGGTCCGGATGTGCTGCTGGATCGGCACGAGCACCTTTCCGCCGAGGTGACCGCACTTCTTCTCGCTCGCGAGCTGGTCTTCCCAATGGATGCCGGCGGCCCCCGCCTGGATCAGCGACTGCGCGAGCTCGTAGGCGTTCAGGGGTCCGCCGAAGCCGGCCTCGGCGTCGGCGACGATCGGGGCGAGCCAGTCCTGGGTGATCTCCCCCTCGGCGCGCTCGATCTGGTCCTGGCGGAGCAGCGCGTTGTTGATGCGCCGGACGACCGCGGGCACGCTGTTGGCGGGGTACAGGCTCTGGTCGGGGTAGGTCTGACCGGCGAGGTTGCCGTCGGCGGCGACCTGCCACCCGGAGAGGTAGATCGCCTTCAGGCCCGCGCGGACCTGTTGCACGGCCTGCCCGCCTGTGTAAGCGCCGAGGGCTCGCACGTACTCCTCGGTGTGCAGGAGGTTCCAGAGGTTCTCCGCTCCGCGGCGGGCGAGCGTCGACTCCTCGCGGACGCTGCCGCGCAGGCGGACGACGTCGTCGGCCGAGAACGTGCGCTCGATGCCGTCCCAGCGGGGGTCGGCATCCCAAGCGGCACGGAGCTCGGCGGCGGTCTCGGTCTGGTCGCCGGGGCGGAGCGGCGGCTGCGCGGGGGTGGCCTGGATCGTCATGAGCTTCTCCTTCGGATGTGGGGCTTCGGTGCCCGTGACGACCACTGTGGGCGAAGAACAACCCCGGTTTTCGACATTCGCGTTGTGAAGATCGCGCGATCTTCCGCTTCTGTGAGAACCTGCCGGTATGGACACCGGCGTCTCGATTCCTGCGGCATCCCTCCCGCTCGACGATGAGGGAGTGGACACGCTCACCATCGGCCGACGCATCCGGCAACTGCGCACCGCGCGCGGCATGACGCTCGACGACCTCGCCGGAGCGGTCGGTCGCGCGCCGAGCCAGATGTCGATGATCGAGAACGGCCGGCGCGAGGCGAAGCTCACGCTGCTGCAGGCGATCGCGCGTGCACTCGAGTGCAAGCTCGACCAGATCCTGGATGCCGAGCCCCTCGACGCCCGCGCCACCCTCGAGCTCTCGGTGGAGCGGGCGATGCGCGGGCAGACCTTCCAAGCGCTCGGGATCGCGCCGTTCCGCGTGGGGCGATCGGTGCCGGATGAGGCGCTCGCCGCGATGCTCGCTCTCCAAGCCGAGATCGAGCGCCTCCGGGAGGAGCGGTCGGCGACGCCCGAGGAGGCCCGGCGCGCGAACGTCGCCCTCCGTCGCCTCATGCGCACGCAGGACAACCATTTCCCGGAGCTCGAGCGTGTGGCATCCGGAATCCTCGACGCCGTGGAGCACCCCGGCGGGCCCCTCACCCAGCGCGGGGCGAGCGACATCGCCGCGCACCTCGGCTTCACACTGCACTACGTGCCCGACCTGCCGTCGTCGACGCGCAGCATCGCCGACGTCAAGAACGGCCGGCTGTACCTGTCGACGAAGGTCGCGAAGGGCGATCCGCGCGCGGCGGTGCTGCAGGCGCTGTCGAGCCGGATCCTCGGCCACGGCGAGCCGACGAGCTACGACGAGTTCCTCCGCCAGCGCGTCGAGACGAACTACCTCACCGGCGCACTCCTGATGCCCGAGGCGCACGTGGTCGCCGCGCTTCGCGAGGCCAAGGAGCGGCGCACGATCAGCATCGAGGACCTCCGCGACGCTTACTCGGTGTCGTACGAGACGGCCG
Protein-coding regions in this window:
- a CDS encoding phosphohydrolase, whose product is MADADELLKVWASMAPPEGETWSLARPGPALDAVAARLSSVPRSFLDDDVSIRALSGDIAGAECASAAYADDARVRRGAAIGLWLLASEEIVEPFRPTLAGPWALRAVDSLGLRVAPVVDPLDWLADDERREEAARTFLLWAGFVPAGEDRATAQALWQARDSLRRSSALAEAYAAYEHREEIARRLAEARAREAAARYSSE
- the aceB gene encoding malate synthase A, translated to MPSAPASIPHLRLERPLEGRDAEILTPAAIAFVAELHDRFARRRHDRLAARERRRFEIGTGDDPHFRADTAHIRDDPSWRVAGAGPGLEDRRVEITGPTDPKMTINALNSGARVWLADQEDATSPTWRNVIGGQLSLFDAIRGQLSFTSPEGKRYEVTAERTPTIVMRPRGWHLPEKHVTFIDRSGRELPASGSLVDYGLYVFHNAHALIAAGRGPYFYLPKIESAEEARLWDDVFSFTEERLGLAHGTIRATVLIETLPAAFEMEEILFALRDHCAGLNAGRWDYIFSIIKTYRGRGARFVLPDRSEVTMTVPFMRAYTELLVRTCHKRGAYAIGGMSAFIPNRRKPEVTEAAFEKVAADKRREAGDGFDGTWVAHPDLIPVARAEFDAVLGERENQLHRTREEVAVDPADLLDLRIGLPVTTAGVRGNVSVAIRYIEAWLRGLGAVAIDDLMEDAATAEISRSQIWQWIHQDRETAEGDTITRSLVEGLLDEVLAEVPRTDGDRFDDAAAVFREVALRPEFPAFLTLPAYAKYLD
- a CDS encoding AMP-binding protein; protein product: MSEPRGLPTASETVAGSDSGDPSRGIGGVPKVPAPAPMAPARSDGGGRQSGTAPDPDDPLALGEYRPGSAAVLTDAERWPTLDAPAAERLRRWRTHPSAPAWVHATGDRLTAEAIERTRTPLPLEGWLDEHLATARKLPFYRGHTGLRTLADFPSIARADLAADVSAFVPLDADLDRMLHGTSSGSTGAALVIPDDVEEVARGFHLLVDLARRAGVEWTPDAERLALVWVLQQRQAFTYISLISGFAHRAMARVNLDARAWRAASDRSRFLADANPQVISGNPTSLAELLSDDLREVLRPLALFSGAMALSRPLRAELETAFACPVIDVYGLHETRPIAARTDDGPFRVLDRRVLVEILDAAGDPVPEGEMGEITVTAGENPLLPLVRYRTGDVGRLVRFPDGAVGIADLEGREHTEFVTGSGVRVPSVDLTQQLQSHGALGWSVVQSAGGPVEVTVVGGDAARIREALVVLLAQPVEVARVDRLIDLGEGKPRRFRSAATA
- a CDS encoding VWA domain-containing protein, which translates into the protein MKTAALEGDVRRAWESAQELWGVHMHDPELRPGAGRSHGAPAWFRFPPAIVVDPRMVAELGGAGEMESVFAHELGHHALAPGTRLDSLKIRHQLARTLVAAGASSVRDDDVAMLSNLWTDLLVNARVALLQRRRDGTGEPGIVRLSRALYRASRDTGGRLWWVYLRTYELLWNLPGGTLCAIDPPPAPPPQAATEHRDKEKSRGSYRGREDRMREARAEAEQAALELAEATITRPGLDADTLAELVRTFAGDAVSGALRFGVLMAPYVVAQRASGASTPGGACSADEAPPGAAELGRVLADRRLQAPLPVPTGRGPGTARSAGNGSGQALGIAETLELYAGADQDAVIAAWYRSEAARWVRPFTQRAPSTPAEELPGPVETWETGDDLADLDWPATLRAGGVIVPGITTRRRSFLADEPVPREASITLDLYIDSSGSMPNPRSGSPAVLAGTILALSILRGGGRVRVASFSGPGQVAGSEDFTHDPVRVVRDLAHFFGGGTTFPLDLLERRAAGRGSASAEDRRHLVVLSDDGLVSMFGAGDPDRAGVAAQVRSTLSTGTLVVLDRSRQVEPLARAAGYETLYLETMDDAPAACATLAEVLNG
- the aceA gene encoding isocitrate lyase, producing MTIQATPAQPPLRPGDQTETAAELRAAWDADPRWDGIERTFSADDVVRLRGSVREESTLARRGAENLWNLLHTEEYVRALGAYTGGQAVQQVRAGLKAIYLSGWQVAADGNLAGQTYPDQSLYPANSVPAVVRRINNALLRQDQIERAEGEITQDWLAPIVADAEAGFGGPLNAYELAQSLIQAGAAGIHWEDQLASEKKCGHLGGKVLVPIQQHIRTLNASRLAADVAGVPTVIIARTDALAADLLTSDIDERDREFLTGERTSEGFYRVRPGLDAVIARGLAFAPYADLLWVETGEPDIELARRFAEAIHARFPGKKLAYNCSPSFNWKRHLDDAQIATFQAELAAMGYAFQFITLAGFHAVNHSMFDLARGYAERAMSAYVELQEAEFAAEADGYTATRHQREAGTGYFDVVSTALNPDSATLALAGSTETAQFH
- a CDS encoding potassium transporter Kef, coding for MIRRPGHLADTEPPTGVPTDVPGLDFERAGINVESGGGSAERFWHALAAGQAMLPVDVPSDLVVALAGIAGWRAGVLGLRDDALAHLPEVPPAAAAAALGIAEGELGAFAERQRTDRFWWPGRAGQRGYVCAVGGFAGLGGAWTAPPTDPRPLHDDGAFAVRAGERWWRVDADVWGSRLVALEGEPLTALGRGAGPTASLLTFAESYLAWIYVAGPA
- a CDS encoding helix-turn-helix transcriptional regulator, giving the protein MDTGVSIPAASLPLDDEGVDTLTIGRRIRQLRTARGMTLDDLAGAVGRAPSQMSMIENGRREAKLTLLQAIARALECKLDQILDAEPLDARATLELSVERAMRGQTFQALGIAPFRVGRSVPDEALAAMLALQAEIERLREERSATPEEARRANVALRRLMRTQDNHFPELERVASGILDAVEHPGGPLTQRGASDIAAHLGFTLHYVPDLPSSTRSIADVKNGRLYLSTKVAKGDPRAAVLQALSSRILGHGEPTSYDEFLRQRVETNYLTGALLMPEAHVVAALREAKERRTISIEDLRDAYSVSYETAAHRFTNLATVHLGIPVHFLKVHESGTITKAYENDDVNFPTDRLGSIEGQMCCRRWTSRVVFEEDDLFNPYYQYTDTGNGTYWCTARVEQSSEGAHSVSVGVRFDDTRWFRGRDTPNRGVSRHAVETCCRRAPADLEATWRGQAWPNVRTPRTLLATLPTGAFPGVDTTEMYEFLQAHAPAD